Within the Salinimonas marina genome, the region CCGAACCGCTTTCAAAACATCTTCATCTTTGTGTAAATCGGGCAGCATCAGCGAGCCATCCGGAGCAAAACCAACCTGACCCTCATCAAATTCCTGATTCAGCATAGTGATGGTTTCATCGCCCAGGTCAAGCCCTTCATCCGCATCGTAATCATCCACCTCTTTCGTGGCTTCAGGATTCATCAGCTTACGCAGCATTGGCCGGACCACAAAAATAATCAGCACAATGATAACCAGGCCACCGACCACCAGCTTCAGGATGGGTAAGAATTTTGGCTCTTCCCATAATGGGGTTTCCTCAATCACACCGGTGTCCATCCGTGTGAACGGCACACTCACTACTTCAAGCGAGTCGCCCCGGGTGACATCAAATCCCAGACCGCCCTGCAGCAAACGACGAATATTCAGCACTTCTTCCTGGTTGCGCGGCACCATACTTTGCGAGCCATCTTCGGCGGTGGTGGAAATATAGTCCACCGCCACAGAAACGCTTAACCGGCGCACCACCCCGGTTTGTTTTTTGGTATGACTAATGGTGGTATCCAGTTCATAATTACGGGTAGATTCTTTGCTGTTGCTACCGGGCATCGGGTTCATTGCATTGCCGCCCACCGCATCTTCCGGAATCGTCGATTCCATGGGCGGCTGGTTACTCAGCGCGCCCGGAATACCGCCGGCGCCGGCGCCCACGGTATTGTGTTCGGTGATCATTTCGCTACGAATCGCCGGCACCTCAGGGTTATAACTGCGTTGGGTTTGTTCCCGGGCGGTGAAGTCCATTGAGACATCGACCTGCGCGGTGTAATTACCAATCCCCAGGACCGGGATTAAGATGGCATCAATTTTTTGCAGGTACTGCTGTTCGCGTTTGCTTTCAATTTCATATTCTTTGCGTGCCCGCGAACTGATAGAGTCCTGGGAGCCTGAATTTAATAACCGTCCATTGCTGTCGGTAACAGTAACATTGGCCGGCTCCATGCTTTGCACGGCTGAGGCCACAATATCTACCACCGCATCAACTTCTTCGCCGCCAATCACCTGCCCACGCTTGGGGTTAATACCACGGTAGCACTGGCTTTTTTCTCACGCCGGGCAAATACATTTTCTTTGGGCATGGCCAGCAGTACCCGGGCTTTCTGCACACTCGACATATCTTCGATGGTCGCCGCAATTTGTTTTTCGCGGGCATGCTTGAGCCGCTCCATCTCCACCCGCTGGCTGACCCCAAAGCCCATGTCCTGCATAATAATATCGGAGCCGGCATCTTCGGTATTAACCAGGCCCTGGCGTGTCATGCCCAGGCGCACATTCTGAAACTCATCATTACGGACAAATACCGTATTGCCTTCCAGCTTGTATTCAATCTGATTGGCATCAAGGTAGTCCAGGGTTTCAATAAGCTCTTCGGTGGGCATTTTTGCCAGTGGCCGATAATCGGGTTCCTGCGCCCAAATCATAATAAATACCGCAATGGCTACACAGATAACCAGTACCACCACCAGTGCCATCTGCCGCATCATATCGGCACTGCCCAGCGTATCCATAAAACCAGACTTATTTTCTGTTTCTGGCGCGCCGCTTAAGGCATCGGGATCGGACACAGTCAAATTGGTTCCAGTATCAGCCATGATTATTGTTCCTCGCCTACACCGGCATGTTCATGATTTGTTTGTACGCATCAAGCACTTTGTTGCGTACCTGCACCGTGGCCTCAAAGGCAATACCGGCTTTTTCTTTGGCCAGCATGACATCGGCCAGGCTTAATGAGGGGTCACCCATTTCAAAAGAATGTTGCATTGATTTTGAATTCATCTGCATGTCATTGACCCCGTCGATGGCACTTTTCAGCATGGTGGAAAATTCACCGGCCGCCCCGGGGTTAGCCTGAATTTCGGGCGTGGCACTGGTTTGCAGGCGCGCCTGGCCAATCATGGCCTGCATTTCCTGATACAAACTGTCGGCTTTAACGTCCATCGCTATTCTCCCAAGATTTCCAAGATTTATGCCGTCAGAAGCTTGTCTGACTCATCAATATAACAAGACTGAAGCAAGGGCTGAGCCAACTTTTATTATTGATATTTTTCAATAGCTTGGGAATGGTTAGCCAAAAAAATGACAGACGCTAGGGAGGGGGAGGAAGCAATAAAAAAGAATTGGTTAAAAATACCGCGAGGCCGGGCAGTCTCACGGTATGTTTAATTGCACATGGTCTCAGGCGGGCACATCAATACCATCTTCGCGCATTTTGGCAAGCTTGTAGCGTAAGGTGCGCGGACTTATACCCAGTTTTTCAGCCACGTCTTTACGTTTGCCGTTGCAAACCTGGAGCGTATCTAAAATAATCTGATGCTCCTGCTGACGCAATTCGCTGCCTAAGCGGCTACTGTCCTCCTGGGCCTCAACCGGCGCTACCTGATGAGTCTGGCCAGTATTATGACTGGCCAGCGTGGCTGCCATATCGATCATTAAATCGCCGGCATCAATTGTATCACCGCTGTGCAGTATCAGTGCCCGCTGGATAACATTTTCCAGCTCGCGAACATTACCAGGCCAGTCGTACTGGATAAGTTTATTGCGGGCTGACGCATTAAGCTTTGCGGTGGCCTGCCCCTGCTTATGGGCATGGCGGGCAAGTAAGTGATCTGCCAGCGGCACAATATCGCCCGGGCGCTGCGCTAAGGCCTGCCAGGTGATGGGGAACACATTCAGACGGTAAAAAAGATCTTCGCGAAATTCACCATTGTCTACGGCGGCGCGTAAATCACGGTTACTGGTGGCAATCACCCGCACATCCAGCTTGACGGTTTTGCGTCCGCCCAACCGCTCGACTTCCTTTTCCTGTAACACCCTCAGCAATTTGGCCTGTAGCGCCAAATCCATCTCGGTAATTTCATCCAGCAACAGAGTGCCGCCCTGGGCTTGTTCAAACTTGCCGGGGCTAGCCTGTAACGCGCCGGTAAACGCGCCTTTTTCATAACCAAACAACGTGGCTTCAAGCATATTCTCAGGAATGGCCGCGCAGTTTATTGCCACAAATGGCGCCGCCGCCCGGTTAGACTGATCATGAATATAACGCGACAGCACTTCTTTGCCTGAACCACTAGGGCCCAACACCATTACCGTTGCCTCCGAACGCGCCACTTTACTGGCCAGGGCTAAAAGCTCCAGACTACTGGGGTCGGCGGCAACCGGAGTACAGGACTCCACCTTCTGAGCAGGCGCATAACGCTCCACCAGATTCAGTAACACCTGAGGAGCAAATGGCTTGGATAAGTAATCGGTGGCCCCATCACGCATGGCTTGTACCGCATCATCAATGGTGGCATACGCGGTCATCAGTAACACCGGCATCTGGGGAAAGCGGGACTTAATATGTTTAAGCAACACCAGGCCACTCATTTTGGCCATCTGAATATCACTGACCACTAAGTCTATCTGATATTGGCCTAAACAACTCATGGCTTCTTCGGCGCTATCGGCTGCCACTACCCGATACCTGGCCAGATTCAGGGTATCAATTAATGCTTCGCGTAAACCGGCATCATCTTCCACAATCAATATACTGGTTTGGCTCATGCTGTTTCTCCTGAGGTATAAGTACCCATGTCAGACTTAGTGCCAGGCAGAGTCAGACAAAAGCAAGCTCCCCCCTGCGCCAGATTCGTGACACTTAGCTGGCCCTGATGGGCGTGGGCCACCGACTTTACCACTGCCAGTCCCAGCCCGGTGCCATGGGTTTTGGTAGTGAAAAACGGTTCAAAAATCTTATCTTTTTCGGTATCTGGAATGCCCGGCCCCGTGTCGATGACCTGGATATGCACCTTTTCATCACAATACTTCGCGACGATCCGTATCCGGGTTTCGGGGGCGCTGACCTGGCTGGCGTTATGGATCAGGTTTAATAGCGCGCCGCTGAGCGCACTCTGATTGCCGATAATCTGCACCTGGGTATCAAATCCTTCAAATACCAGTTGCTGCCGGTGAGGATCAGTCAGGCTGACGGCATTAGGCACGATAGCCATCTTGATATCACTCAGACTAAGCCGGGATACGACCTGTTCTTCGCCTGATTTGGCAAATAACAACATATCGTTGACCTGACTTTCGAGCTCCTGTAACCGTCCGGTTAATTTATGCGCAAAACCGATGCCGGCTTCTTTTTCCACATCCGGGCGGGTTAAATTTGCGGCATACAGCATAGCGGCTGACAATGGCGTGCGAATCTGATGAGCCAGCGACGCCACCATCTTTCCAAGTGCCGATAAACGCTGCATATGACTGACCCGGGCTTGCAATTGCCGGGTTTCAGTCAGATCGGTAAGCACAATTAATTGCCCAGGTTCGGTTTGCAACGGGGTAATGGAAAGTTTGACCCGACGGCCATCAATCAGTGACACTTCGTGACCATCGTCGGCGCGGGGCTTGAACGAACGAGCGATGATGGTGCGCCAAAGCTGGCCTTCGAGGGGCTCACCTAACAAATCCATGGCCTGACCATTTGCCTGGCGTACAATGCCTTTACCATCCAGCACGATAACGCCGGCGGGCATAACCTGTAACAAGTGTGAAAGACGATCGGCCTGATGACGCAGTGCCTGTAACTCTTCACCAGAGTGTGCTGGCGCGCCACTATCAAAATAGCGGGAAGGTGGCGCAGAGTACGTATTATCGTACGTGGCGCTATGATGCGTGCTGTCGTATGTCATATCGTCCTCGTCAAAAAGCAGACGTGTTTCTTATGACAATCTAGCTAGCATTTGGCGTGCCAACTTATTAGCACTTATTTTTCAGTGAGTTAGCGTGTATTGTGAGAAGGGTTAGGTTGTCAATTATCTGACGAGCAATTTTCTTCACGCTGAATATTGTACTTGCGCATCTTTTCCACCAGGGTGGTACGGCGCATCCCCAGTTTATCCGCCGCCCGGGCTACCA harbors:
- the fliE gene encoding flagellar hook-basal body complex protein FliE, whose translation is MDVKADSLYQEMQAMIGQARLQTSATPEIQANPGAAGEFSTMLKSAIDGVNDMQMNSKSMQHSFEMGDPSLSLADVMLAKEKAGIAFEATVQVRNKVLDAYKQIMNMPV
- a CDS encoding sigma-54-dependent transcriptional regulator yields the protein MSQTSILIVEDDAGLREALIDTLNLARYRVVAADSAEEAMSCLGQYQIDLVVSDIQMAKMSGLVLLKHIKSRFPQMPVLLMTAYATIDDAVQAMRDGATDYLSKPFAPQVLLNLVERYAPAQKVESCTPVAADPSSLELLALASKVARSEATVMVLGPSGSGKEVLSRYIHDQSNRAAAPFVAINCAAIPENMLEATLFGYEKGAFTGALQASPGKFEQAQGGTLLLDEITEMDLALQAKLLRVLQEKEVERLGGRKTVKLDVRVIATSNRDLRAAVDNGEFREDLFYRLNVFPITWQALAQRPGDIVPLADHLLARHAHKQGQATAKLNASARNKLIQYDWPGNVRELENVIQRALILHSGDTIDAGDLMIDMAATLASHNTGQTHQVAPVEAQEDSSRLGSELRQQEHQIILDTLQVCNGKRKDVAEKLGISPRTLRYKLAKMREDGIDVPA
- a CDS encoding sensor histidine kinase; translated protein: MTYDSTHHSATYDNTYSAPPSRYFDSGAPAHSGEELQALRHQADRLSHLLQVMPAGVIVLDGKGIVRQANGQAMDLLGEPLEGQLWRTIIARSFKPRADDGHEVSLIDGRRVKLSITPLQTEPGQLIVLTDLTETRQLQARVSHMQRLSALGKMVASLAHQIRTPLSAAMLYAANLTRPDVEKEAGIGFAHKLTGRLQELESQVNDMLLFAKSGEEQVVSRLSLSDIKMAIVPNAVSLTDPHRQQLVFEGFDTQVQIIGNQSALSGALLNLIHNASQVSAPETRIRIVAKYCDEKVHIQVIDTGPGIPDTEKDKIFEPFFTTKTHGTGLGLAVVKSVAHAHQGQLSVTNLAQGGACFCLTLPGTKSDMGTYTSGETA